A genomic region of Denticeps clupeoides chromosome 9, fDenClu1.1, whole genome shotgun sequence contains the following coding sequences:
- the sumo3b gene encoding small ubiquitin-related modifier 3 → MSEEKPKEGVKTENDHINLKVAGQDGSVVQFKIKRHTPLSKLMKAYCERQGLSIRQIRFRFDGQPINETDTPAQLEMEDEDTIDVFQQQTGGTC, encoded by the exons ATGTCCGAGGAGAAGCCGAAG gAAGGTGTGAAGACTGAAAATGATCACATTAACTTAAAGGTCGCGGGTCAAGACGGTTCGGTGGTTCAGTTTAAAATCAAAAGGCACACGCCCCTCAGCAAACTCATGAAGGCCTACTGCGAGCGACAG GGCCTTTCGATCAGGCAGATTAGGTTCAGGTTTGACGGACAGCCGATCAACGAGACGGACACGCCAGCACAG CTGGAGATGGAGGACGAGGACACTATCGACGTTTTCCAGCAACAGACCGGCGGGACGTGCTAA